A single window of Syntrophus aciditrophicus SB DNA harbors:
- a CDS encoding enoyl-CoA hydratase/isomerase family protein produces MAYETILLKIEGNIATITINRPPMNPLNSGVFRDVIAATREIEADDNVKVIILDSTGDKAFAAGADVKEMVNLTPVEIYDFSLNFRKACECFAANPLPTIAVIKGFALGGGCEMAMACDLRIAADNAKFGQPEINLGVTPGAGGTQRLTRLVGAARAKELILTGDMIDAATAERIGLVNKVVPLAELDAAVAALAEKLASKPKVSLKLCKSAINTAEDVDISSGIAFEVLTFSLANASADKLEGMKALLEKRKANFQDK; encoded by the coding sequence CAATCGCCCCCCCATGAATCCCCTGAACAGCGGAGTTTTCCGGGATGTCATTGCGGCCACTCGAGAAATCGAAGCCGACGATAATGTCAAGGTCATCATTCTGGACAGCACCGGAGACAAGGCTTTCGCCGCCGGCGCCGACGTCAAGGAAATGGTTAATTTGACGCCGGTCGAGATCTACGATTTCAGCCTGAACTTCCGCAAGGCCTGTGAATGTTTTGCAGCCAATCCGCTTCCTACGATTGCCGTCATCAAGGGATTCGCCCTTGGAGGCGGCTGCGAAATGGCCATGGCCTGTGACCTTAGAATCGCTGCCGACAACGCAAAATTCGGTCAGCCGGAAATTAATCTGGGTGTGACTCCCGGAGCGGGCGGTACGCAGAGGTTGACCCGTCTGGTCGGCGCTGCCCGGGCCAAGGAGCTGATCCTTACGGGCGACATGATCGACGCGGCAACAGCGGAGAGAATCGGCCTCGTAAATAAAGTCGTGCCTCTGGCGGAACTGGATGCCGCTGTGGCCGCCCTGGCGGAGAAACTGGCGTCCAAACCGAAAGTCAGCCTGAAACTGTGCAAATCCGCGATCAACACGGCAGAGGATGTCGACATCAGCAGCGGTATCGCCTTTGAAGTTCTGACGTTCTCCCTTGCCAATGCATCTGCTGACAAGCTGGAGGGAATGAAGGCGCTTCTTGAAAAGCGTAAAGCGAATTTTCAAGACAAGTAG
- the folE2 gene encoding GTP cyclohydrolase FolE2, whose translation MIDIQNLEDHRKINIQKVGVKGINYPIVVLDKAKGTQHVNASINMYVDLPHHFKGTHMSRFIEVLNEFRGEINIRTFHTILEKVRDKLKAESAHMEITFPYFIEKTAPVSGAKSLMDYICAFSGMNAENKKDFLVGVVVPVTTVCPCSKEISCMGAHNQRSHVTVKVRFKKFFWLEDIIRLVETSASGEVYSLLKRVDEKYVTEQGYANPMFVEDVVRNVAERLNENSNLTWYSVEAENFESIHNHNAYAYVEKE comes from the coding sequence ATGATCGATATTCAAAATCTGGAAGACCACAGAAAAATCAACATCCAGAAAGTCGGAGTCAAAGGCATCAATTATCCCATCGTTGTTCTGGATAAAGCAAAGGGCACGCAGCACGTGAACGCTTCCATAAACATGTACGTCGATCTGCCGCATCATTTCAAGGGAACGCACATGAGCCGCTTTATCGAAGTCCTCAATGAGTTTCGGGGAGAAATCAACATCCGAACATTTCATACCATCCTGGAAAAAGTCAGGGATAAACTCAAAGCAGAATCGGCACACATGGAAATCACGTTCCCATATTTCATCGAAAAAACAGCCCCGGTTTCCGGAGCAAAAAGTCTGATGGACTACATTTGTGCTTTCAGCGGCATGAATGCCGAAAACAAAAAAGATTTTCTCGTGGGCGTTGTGGTTCCGGTCACAACCGTCTGTCCCTGCTCCAAGGAAATCAGCTGCATGGGCGCCCACAATCAGCGGAGTCATGTGACGGTCAAAGTCCGATTCAAAAAGTTCTTCTGGCTGGAGGACATCATCCGGCTCGTGGAAACATCAGCCAGCGGCGAGGTCTATTCCCTTCTCAAGCGCGTGGATGAAAAATACGTGACGGAACAGGGCTATGCGAATCCCATGTTTGTGGAGGATGTGGTCAGAAACGTCGCGGAACGTCTCAATGAAAATTCCAATCTCACCTGGTACAGCGTTGAAGCGGAAAACTTTGAAAGCATTCATAATCATAATGCCTATGCCTACGTGGAAAAAGAGTGA
- a CDS encoding NAD(+) synthase: MPSDPVNFFNIYSHGFIRTAICIPDVRVADTEFNAEKTISMAKEAAAGKAVFALFPELNLSAYSNEDLFHQDALQENVYDALFKVARETASLNLILIVGAPIRVDCRLYNCGVILYQGRILGIAVKSYLPNYREFYEARQFSPADQAIATSIDLGTQNDIPFGANLIFEVKNIKNFKFFIEICEDVWVPIPPSSFAAMAGATVIANLSASNITVGKSEYRHSLTANQSARCVSAYLYAAAGPGESTTDLAWDGHAMIYENGNLLSESQRFSRVPQIIFADVDLDRLAQDRMRLTTFGLNARTHKDILCRFRRIAFDIAPVSGKIFLIRQYPRFPYIPADPSKRDQRCYESYNIQVQGLSKRLESTGIKNVVIGISGGLDSTHALIVAAKTMDLLGYPRSCIKAYTMPGFATTDKTYTNSLRLMKALEVEANEIDIRPSCIQMLKDIGHPFAEGKKLYDITFENIQAGERTSHLFRIANMRNALVLGTGDLSELALGWCTYGVGDHMSHYSVNASVPKTLIQHLIRWVAQSNQFSPETSETLIDILETEISPELVPGEENQQPAQKTELIIGPYELQDFNNFYTTRFGYLPTKIAFIAYCTWRNKKEGIWPDLPEEKKHEYTIGEIKHWLQIYLLRFFKLSQFKRSCIPNSPKVGSGGSLSPRGDYRAPSDSEATVWLKNAKQIPERDD; encoded by the coding sequence ATGCCTTCCGATCCTGTAAATTTCTTTAATATATACTCCCACGGCTTCATCAGGACGGCGATCTGCATTCCGGATGTCCGCGTCGCCGATACGGAGTTCAACGCGGAAAAAACCATCTCGATGGCAAAGGAAGCGGCCGCCGGCAAGGCAGTCTTCGCTCTGTTCCCGGAATTGAATCTCTCGGCTTACTCCAATGAAGATCTTTTTCATCAGGACGCTCTGCAGGAGAATGTTTATGACGCCCTCTTCAAGGTCGCCCGTGAGACGGCTTCCCTGAACCTGATTCTCATTGTCGGCGCTCCCATCCGGGTGGACTGCCGCCTTTACAACTGCGGGGTAATCCTTTATCAGGGCCGTATCCTTGGCATCGCCGTCAAATCCTATCTTCCCAATTACCGGGAATTTTATGAAGCCAGACAGTTCAGCCCGGCAGACCAGGCGATCGCCACATCCATTGACCTCGGTACTCAGAATGACATCCCTTTCGGGGCCAATCTGATCTTTGAAGTAAAGAACATCAAAAATTTCAAATTTTTCATTGAGATATGCGAAGATGTGTGGGTTCCCATACCGCCGTCCAGCTTTGCGGCCATGGCTGGGGCAACGGTTATCGCCAATCTGTCGGCATCGAACATAACGGTAGGAAAGTCGGAATATCGTCACAGCCTTACGGCAAATCAGTCGGCCCGGTGCGTTTCGGCTTATCTTTACGCCGCCGCCGGTCCCGGCGAATCCACCACAGATCTCGCCTGGGACGGGCATGCCATGATTTATGAAAACGGCAACCTGCTTTCTGAATCACAACGGTTCTCCCGCGTTCCTCAGATTATTTTTGCGGACGTCGATCTGGACCGGCTGGCTCAGGATCGAATGCGCCTGACGACCTTCGGGTTGAATGCCCGCACCCATAAGGATATCCTCTGCCGGTTTCGCAGGATCGCCTTCGATATTGCTCCCGTATCAGGAAAGATTTTCCTGATACGGCAGTATCCCCGTTTTCCCTACATCCCGGCTGACCCCAGCAAACGGGACCAGCGTTGCTATGAGTCATACAATATCCAGGTTCAGGGATTGTCAAAGCGCCTCGAATCCACGGGCATAAAAAATGTCGTGATCGGCATCTCCGGAGGGCTGGATTCAACCCATGCCCTCATCGTCGCCGCAAAGACGATGGATCTTCTCGGATATCCAAGATCCTGCATTAAGGCCTACACCATGCCCGGTTTTGCGACAACGGACAAAACCTACACCAATTCTCTCCGGCTTATGAAAGCCCTGGAAGTGGAAGCCAACGAAATCGACATCCGACCCAGTTGCATCCAGATGCTGAAAGATATCGGTCATCCGTTTGCTGAAGGGAAGAAGCTTTACGACATCACTTTTGAAAATATTCAGGCGGGGGAACGGACCTCCCACCTTTTCCGGATCGCCAATATGAGGAACGCCCTGGTGCTCGGCACGGGAGATTTGAGCGAACTGGCCCTCGGCTGGTGCACCTATGGCGTCGGCGATCACATGTCGCACTACAGCGTAAACGCGAGCGTACCCAAAACCCTCATTCAGCATCTGATTCGGTGGGTGGCGCAGTCGAATCAATTTTCTCCGGAAACTTCGGAAACTCTTATTGATATTCTGGAGACAGAAATCAGTCCCGAGCTCGTTCCCGGTGAAGAAAATCAGCAGCCAGCCCAGAAAACGGAATTGATTATCGGTCCATACGAACTTCAGGACTTCAACAATTTCTACACGACGCGCTTCGGTTATCTGCCGACCAAAATCGCCTTTATAGCCTATTGTACCTGGAGGAATAAAAAAGAAGGCATATGGCCTGATCTCCCGGAAGAAAAAAAACATGAATACACAATCGGCGAGATCAAGCACTGGCTGCAGATCTATCTTCTGCGATTCTTCAAGCTCAGCCAGTTCAAGCGCTCCTGCATACCCAACAGCCCGAAGGTGGGTTCCGGCGGCTCGCTTTCCCCAAGGGGTGATTACAGGGCCCCCAGTGACAGTGAAGCGACCGTCTGGCTCAAAAACGCCAAGCAGATTCCGGAAAGGGATGATTAA
- a CDS encoding YajD family HNH nuclease: MNSSRKPEDVVRELKQESQRPFGEDYRERSLIIHGLICARCGREFDEANRHLLTVHHKDGNHHNNPPDGSNWENLCVYCHEDVHSREILGDYLNGSNGEKEVGLVYSNEKTEKKGDANLGALGQKLMNAMEKKRKR, translated from the coding sequence ATGAATTCCTCAAGAAAGCCGGAAGACGTCGTCAGGGAATTGAAACAGGAATCACAACGGCCCTTTGGTGAAGACTATCGAGAACGGTCATTAATCATCCATGGCCTTATCTGTGCGCGGTGCGGAAGAGAATTTGATGAGGCCAACCGGCATCTGCTGACTGTTCATCACAAAGACGGCAACCACCATAACAATCCGCCTGACGGAAGCAACTGGGAAAATCTCTGCGTATACTGTCATGAGGATGTTCACAGCAGAGAAATCCTGGGGGATTATTTGAATGGATCAAACGGAGAAAAGGAGGTCGGCCTGGTTTATTCAAATGAAAAGACTGAAAAAAAGGGGGATGCAAACCTTGGCGCCCTGGGACAGAAATTGATGAACGCCATGGAAAAAAAGAGAAAGCGCTGA
- a CDS encoding YtxH domain-containing protein, which yields MKNEEKEEVMFDRDNDFITGLLVGGLAGILIGILCAPKSGRETREEIGRRTEDLMAKAKDEYDQAVEKSRKAYETAVKAIADVKRAAGEKAADVEQAATELAERSKETLQEGTSRFKKAVDAGLDAYRHEKENPSA from the coding sequence TTGAAGAATGAAGAAAAGGAGGAAGTCATGTTCGACAGGGATAACGATTTCATTACAGGGCTACTCGTCGGAGGGTTGGCAGGCATTCTTATTGGTATTCTCTGTGCTCCTAAAAGCGGAAGAGAGACACGGGAGGAGATTGGAAGGAGAACAGAGGACTTGATGGCGAAGGCTAAGGATGAGTATGATCAGGCTGTGGAAAAGAGCAGAAAAGCGTATGAAACTGCAGTTAAGGCTATTGCGGATGTGAAGAGAGCAGCCGGGGAGAAGGCTGCTGATGTTGAACAGGCAGCGACAGAGCTTGCGGAACGAAGCAAAGAAACCTTGCAGGAGGGAACAAGCCGGTTCAAAAAAGCTGTTGATGCGGGGCTGGATGCGTATCGGCATGAGAAAGAAAATCCATCGGCTTAA
- a CDS encoding hydantoinase/oxoprolinase family protein has protein sequence MILGIDVGGTHTDAVLIESGRIRKTAKVTTSPDRIVDSLSGIAQDLLKGESLEKIQRIVLSTTLSTNAIVQNKVDPVGLLVISGPGLSPSHFEIGGNTRFLSGYVNHRGIETAPIDPAEVTRFHEEFLRKGLKHVGIVGKFSTRNPNQELQVEKSIHNGLDHVSLGHRMSGHLNFPRRVATTYLNEAVWERYSSFVRQVISFFQGLGLSVPVYILKADGGTFEIQHSVEFPVYTILSGPAASIMGILSMTPDNKNDAIALDIGGTTTDIAVFADGVPLLEAFGVTMENHKTLIRGLRSKPVGIGGDSMVYVKDGQILIGPERKGPAAAFDGPCPTPTDAMIFLGLTDIGNRSKAEKAVQSIAEIMGITVQEAAEIIFENTCEKIALHVHSVIEEINNQPVYTIHELLEGKKISPKILYIIGGPAKPMSTRLGQLLGCPVCVPSYYEVANAIGTALARTTAELTILADTEQGTMTIGEEGIQEKLPSRFTREDAIETGRRMLRERALRLGARAEDLEIEVIEDQEFNMVRDFYMTGKNIRVKLQVKPGLIAGFKTGELS, from the coding sequence ATGATTCTCGGCATTGACGTTGGAGGAACGCATACGGACGCCGTTCTGATAGAATCCGGTCGGATTCGAAAAACGGCCAAAGTCACCACTTCTCCGGATCGCATCGTGGATTCACTATCCGGAATCGCACAAGACCTGCTGAAAGGCGAATCCCTTGAAAAAATCCAGCGCATTGTGCTCAGCACAACACTTTCCACCAACGCCATTGTACAGAACAAAGTGGATCCCGTCGGGCTTCTGGTCATCAGTGGCCCCGGTCTTTCTCCATCGCATTTTGAAATCGGAGGCAACACCCGTTTTCTGTCCGGCTATGTCAATCATCGCGGCATAGAAACGGCACCCATTGATCCGGCTGAAGTTACCCGATTTCATGAAGAGTTCCTGCGGAAGGGATTAAAACATGTCGGCATTGTCGGCAAATTTTCGACCCGCAACCCGAATCAGGAACTACAGGTAGAAAAGAGCATCCACAACGGTCTTGATCATGTTTCCTTAGGCCACCGGATGTCCGGCCATCTCAATTTCCCGAGACGCGTTGCCACGACCTATCTGAATGAAGCCGTCTGGGAGCGCTATTCATCTTTTGTCCGGCAGGTCATTTCTTTTTTTCAGGGATTGGGGCTTTCCGTTCCTGTTTACATTCTGAAAGCAGATGGCGGCACGTTTGAAATCCAACACTCCGTTGAGTTTCCGGTTTACACCATCCTGTCCGGACCTGCCGCCAGCATCATGGGCATTCTCAGCATGACGCCGGATAACAAAAATGATGCCATTGCCCTGGACATCGGCGGCACCACGACGGACATCGCCGTTTTTGCCGATGGCGTCCCCCTTCTCGAGGCTTTCGGGGTCACAATGGAAAATCACAAGACGCTGATCCGGGGGCTTCGTTCAAAGCCTGTGGGAATCGGCGGCGACAGTATGGTATATGTCAAAGACGGTCAAATTCTCATTGGGCCCGAACGAAAAGGCCCAGCCGCTGCCTTTGACGGACCCTGCCCGACCCCTACGGATGCCATGATTTTCCTTGGCTTGACCGACATCGGCAACCGTTCAAAGGCCGAAAAGGCCGTTCAGAGCATCGCTGAGATCATGGGGATTACGGTACAGGAAGCGGCAGAAATCATCTTTGAGAATACCTGCGAAAAAATTGCGCTCCATGTCCATTCTGTCATCGAAGAAATCAACAATCAGCCGGTCTATACCATCCATGAGCTCCTGGAAGGTAAAAAAATATCCCCCAAAATCCTTTATATTATCGGCGGGCCGGCGAAACCCATGTCCACCCGTCTGGGGCAACTGCTGGGATGTCCTGTCTGCGTCCCTTCCTACTATGAAGTGGCCAACGCCATCGGAACCGCCCTGGCCCGAACGACCGCCGAACTGACGATTCTCGCCGATACCGAACAGGGAACAATGACCATCGGCGAGGAAGGCATCCAGGAAAAGCTTCCCTCCCGCTTTACCAGAGAAGATGCCATTGAAACCGGCAGGCGCATGCTCAGGGAAAGAGCCCTGCGCCTCGGCGCGCGGGCGGAGGATCTGGAAATTGAAGTCATTGAAGATCAGGAATTCAACATGGTCAGAGATTTCTATATGACAGGGAAAAATATTCGCGTCAAACTGCAGGTCAAGCCCGGTCTTATTGCGGGGTTTAAAACAGGAGAATTGTCATGA
- a CDS encoding histone deacetylase family protein: MKKARKTGLIFFPAFDWAISPTHPEREERLLYTQDQVFEEGLLDLENIIEYKPSIASYSDINRVHFCVPDARAVTTESHLIAAGGAITAAEKVMNKEVDNAFALVRPPGHHAMLVVHGARGFCNVNMEAIMIEYIRHHYGHRRIAVVDTDCHHGDGTQDIYWNDPDTLCISIHQDGRTLYPGSGFHEEFGGPNALGTTLNIPLPPRTSDEGFLHVLDKAILPILSEFKPDLIINSAGQDNHFSDPITDMRFSAQGYAILNDRLSPDIAVLEGGYSIEKALPYVNVGIILAMAGLDYSHVREPEYDPSRFRQSEEISSQVAQEAEEIYELWSRRNELRERMIGDAKYMKRRKGVYYDTDGISEQQETIVRICSDCGGVVMVNSRSDLGNHIFAVTIPWNACRECRREGESAYDKAQKKDGYQHIYLQDKDRDLYLVK; encoded by the coding sequence ATGAAAAAAGCACGGAAAACCGGTTTGATTTTCTTCCCGGCTTTTGACTGGGCCATTTCGCCTACTCATCCGGAAAGAGAAGAACGCCTGCTCTATACCCAGGATCAGGTTTTTGAAGAAGGCCTTCTTGATCTGGAAAACATTATTGAGTATAAACCCTCCATCGCTTCCTACTCGGACATCAACCGCGTTCATTTCTGCGTTCCCGATGCCCGTGCCGTAACGACGGAGTCTCATCTGATTGCAGCCGGCGGGGCGATCACCGCAGCGGAGAAGGTCATGAACAAAGAGGTGGATAACGCCTTTGCCCTTGTCCGCCCTCCGGGACATCACGCCATGCTTGTCGTTCACGGAGCGAGAGGGTTCTGCAATGTCAACATGGAAGCCATCATGATCGAATACATCCGGCACCATTACGGTCACCGGCGGATTGCCGTCGTGGATACGGACTGCCACCATGGCGACGGCACCCAGGACATTTACTGGAACGATCCTGATACGCTGTGCATCTCCATCCATCAGGACGGTCGGACCCTGTACCCAGGTTCCGGCTTTCATGAAGAGTTCGGCGGGCCAAACGCCCTGGGAACCACCCTGAATATTCCCCTGCCTCCCAGAACCTCCGATGAGGGGTTTCTTCATGTCCTGGACAAGGCCATCCTGCCCATTCTTTCTGAATTCAAGCCGGATCTGATCATCAATTCGGCCGGTCAGGACAATCATTTTTCAGACCCGATCACGGACATGCGCTTCAGCGCACAAGGTTACGCCATACTGAACGATCGACTGTCCCCGGATATTGCCGTCCTGGAGGGCGGCTACTCTATCGAGAAGGCGCTTCCCTATGTCAATGTGGGCATCATCCTGGCGATGGCCGGTCTAGATTACAGTCATGTTCGAGAGCCGGAATACGACCCGTCGCGGTTCAGGCAGTCGGAGGAGATCTCCAGCCAGGTAGCACAGGAGGCGGAAGAGATTTATGAGCTCTGGTCGCGTCGGAATGAACTGCGGGAAAGGATGATCGGCGATGCAAAATATATGAAACGCCGAAAAGGGGTCTATTACGATACGGACGGCATCAGCGAACAGCAGGAAACGATCGTCCGGATATGCAGCGATTGCGGCGGCGTTGTAATGGTCAACTCCCGTTCTGATCTGGGAAACCATATCTTCGCCGTGACAATCCCCTGGAACGCCTGTCGTGAGTGCCGCCGCGAAGGCGAAAGCGCGTATGACAAGGCGCAGAAAAAAGACGGATATCAGCACATCTACCTTCAGGATAAGGACAGAGACCTGTACCTGGTTAAATGA
- a CDS encoding carboxymuconolactone decarboxylase family protein — MDEEAIRNRTQETAKKLFGKGVKMDPPYLTWKAFDRELANDFSMFITGNLYSRTVLTLPERQMAACAILGAIRATDELKLHVNAALNVGCDPRKLTEIFFQMAPYAGMPAVNEALAVFREVLEEREEWPIARETAP, encoded by the coding sequence TTGGATGAGGAAGCGATCAGAAACAGAACACAGGAAACCGCGAAAAAACTCTTCGGCAAAGGGGTCAAGATGGATCCACCTTACCTGACATGGAAAGCTTTCGACCGTGAGCTGGCCAATGATTTCTCCATGTTTATCACGGGAAATCTGTACTCCCGTACGGTGCTGACCCTGCCGGAGCGGCAGATGGCCGCCTGCGCCATTTTAGGAGCAATTCGGGCGACGGACGAACTGAAGCTCCATGTGAATGCAGCTCTGAATGTGGGATGCGACCCCAGGAAACTGACAGAGATTTTCTTTCAGATGGCCCCCTACGCGGGCATGCCCGCTGTCAACGAGGCGCTTGCCGTCTTCCGGGAAGTTCTTGAAGAACGGGAAGAATGGCCAATTGCCCGGGAAACAGCCCCCTGA
- a CDS encoding methylenetetrahydrofolate reductase C-terminal domain-containing protein, whose product MENVYEKSLKDPAVMTVTWELVPGRGAREKAQETVILEAEKAVRGGKISAISLTDSPGGFPALMADCLAKEIKALGIEPLVHFTCKDKNRCQIESQLYALERAGVRNLLVMSGDYPVSGFLGRPRPVFDLDPTHVLALIQDLNNGLEYPLPKGSGTLQPSHFFAGAAVSPFKETEAELLGQYYKLGKKITAGASFIVTQLGYDVRKFHEILKYMEMKGFDVPLVGNIFILTYGAARAMKKNRIPGCVVTDELLAELDRERGLPDKGLEARLLRAAKMYALLKGLGFSGAHIGGPLVTCEQVESVIEKGEELSASWQALIAEFQYSRPGGFYYFQKDPDSGLNKEIPVDVDSPAPDVSGKGLYRFSVFCHNRFFEPGTKGFAFMHRIALTVKDSRLEKPLHKLEYLLKTLLYGCRDCGDCALVDTAFLCPMSQCPKQQRNGPCGGSHQGWCEVYPDRRKCIYVKAYARLKADRQESRLETLQVPPCNWDLDSSSAWLNYFLGKDHTSRRLGIGKENVKPGNPG is encoded by the coding sequence TTGGAAAATGTTTATGAAAAGTCTCTGAAGGATCCAGCCGTCATGACGGTGACCTGGGAACTGGTTCCCGGCCGGGGGGCTCGGGAAAAGGCTCAGGAAACCGTGATTCTTGAAGCTGAAAAAGCGGTTCGGGGAGGAAAAATATCCGCGATTTCCCTGACGGACAGTCCCGGTGGATTTCCGGCCCTGATGGCGGACTGCCTTGCGAAGGAAATCAAGGCGCTGGGAATTGAACCGCTTGTCCATTTTACCTGCAAGGACAAAAACCGCTGTCAGATTGAAAGCCAGCTCTATGCGCTGGAGAGGGCTGGGGTGCGCAATCTCCTCGTGATGTCCGGTGATTACCCGGTATCGGGTTTCCTTGGGCGTCCCCGGCCGGTCTTTGACCTGGATCCCACTCATGTTCTGGCGCTCATTCAGGACCTGAACAACGGACTGGAATATCCGCTGCCGAAAGGTTCAGGAACACTTCAACCCAGTCATTTTTTTGCCGGGGCGGCTGTATCTCCTTTCAAGGAAACCGAGGCGGAACTTCTCGGGCAATACTATAAACTCGGGAAAAAGATAACCGCCGGCGCCTCCTTTATCGTCACCCAGCTCGGATACGATGTCCGAAAATTTCACGAAATCCTGAAGTATATGGAAATGAAGGGATTCGATGTTCCCCTGGTGGGCAACATCTTTATCCTTACCTATGGCGCGGCCAGGGCAATGAAAAAGAACCGGATTCCGGGGTGTGTCGTGACGGACGAGCTTCTGGCGGAACTGGATCGGGAGCGCGGTCTGCCGGATAAAGGACTGGAAGCGCGGTTGTTGCGGGCGGCGAAGATGTATGCCCTGTTAAAGGGACTGGGGTTCAGCGGAGCACATATCGGTGGTCCCCTGGTAACCTGTGAGCAGGTAGAGTCCGTAATTGAAAAAGGCGAGGAACTGAGCGCTTCCTGGCAGGCGCTGATTGCCGAATTTCAGTATTCCCGTCCCGGCGGTTTCTATTATTTTCAAAAGGACCCGGACAGCGGTTTGAATAAGGAAATTCCTGTCGATGTCGACAGCCCCGCCCCTGATGTATCCGGCAAAGGACTGTACCGTTTTTCCGTTTTCTGTCATAACCGTTTTTTTGAGCCGGGAACGAAGGGCTTTGCTTTCATGCATCGGATCGCCCTGACCGTGAAGGATTCCCGGCTGGAAAAGCCGCTGCACAAACTGGAATACCTTTTGAAGACTCTGCTGTATGGTTGTCGCGACTGCGGCGACTGCGCCCTGGTCGATACGGCCTTTCTCTGCCCCATGTCCCAGTGTCCCAAACAGCAGCGCAATGGTCCCTGCGGGGGAAGTCATCAGGGGTGGTGTGAAGTTTATCCTGACCGGAGGAAGTGTATCTACGTCAAGGCTTATGCCCGGTTGAAGGCCGATCGGCAGGAAAGCCGATTGGAAACTCTTCAGGTGCCGCCCTGCAACTGGGACCTGGATTCGTCTTCGGCCTGGTTGAATTATTTTCTGGGGAAGGATCACACGTCAAGGCGCCTGGGAATTGGAAAAGAAAACGTCAAGCCGGGGAATCCCGGATAA
- a CDS encoding bifunctional 5,10-methylenetetrahydrofolate dehydrogenase/5,10-methenyltetrahydrofolate cyclohydrolase, with translation MAAIIIRGSDIAQEIREDLKKEAAWLKAYGVVPGLVTILVGQDPASMSYVTAKQKTACKLGFYSLQDSQPGHVSESLLLDRIARYNKDPRIHGILVQLPLPPHIDEQKILYAIDPGKDVDGFHPYNVGKLMIGQADFLPCTPAGIQQLLIRSGIQTDGAEVVVVGRSNIVGKPIANMLLQKQKGANATVTVCHTGTRDVGVHTRRADILIVAAGKPKAITADMVKEGAVVIDVGVNRVGVTSDGKAKLCGDVDFEPVREKAGAITPVPGGVGPMTITMLMVNTLKAARLSAGL, from the coding sequence ATGGCGGCGATAATCATTCGGGGCAGTGACATTGCCCAGGAAATCCGGGAAGATTTGAAGAAAGAGGCGGCCTGGCTGAAAGCCTATGGGGTGGTTCCGGGACTGGTGACGATTCTGGTCGGCCAGGACCCCGCCTCCATGAGCTATGTTACGGCCAAACAGAAAACGGCCTGTAAACTGGGCTTCTATTCCCTCCAGGACAGTCAGCCCGGGCATGTATCGGAATCCCTCCTCCTAGATCGGATTGCCCGATATAACAAAGACCCCCGGATTCATGGGATCCTGGTGCAGTTGCCTCTTCCGCCCCATATCGACGAACAGAAAATCCTCTACGCCATCGATCCCGGAAAAGATGTCGACGGATTTCACCCTTACAATGTCGGTAAGCTCATGATCGGGCAGGCGGACTTTCTTCCCTGCACTCCAGCCGGCATTCAGCAGCTCCTGATCCGTTCCGGAATCCAGACCGATGGGGCTGAAGTCGTGGTTGTGGGGCGCTCGAACATTGTCGGCAAACCCATTGCAAACATGCTGCTTCAAAAACAGAAAGGGGCCAATGCCACCGTAACGGTCTGCCATACCGGCACACGGGATGTCGGCGTTCATACCCGCCGGGCGGACATCCTGATTGTCGCTGCAGGCAAGCCGAAAGCAATTACAGCGGACATGGTCAAGGAAGGAGCGGTTGTGATCGATGTCGGCGTAAATCGGGTTGGAGTGACATCGGACGGCAAGGCCAAACTCTGTGGGGATGTGGATTTCGAACCGGTTCGGGAAAAAGCGGGAGCCATCACACCGGTGCCCGGCGGTGTCGGTCCGATGACGATTACCATGCTGATGGTCAATACGCTCAAGGCTGCCCGTCTATCAGCCGGCCTGTAA